One Heyndrickxia oleronia genomic window, ATACTTATTTCTTGGCTATTTAGCATATCCAGGTCCGATTCATCAAATAGTTGAGGAATATTATTTGAAGAAAACAAAAAAGAATGAATGGGAGTTTGTTAAACAACTTCAAAGAAAATATTGGTTATTAAAAAATACAGAATATGTGGTTATGCGAATGAATGAAATAGATAAACAAAAGACAGACCCTTCCTAGCTATTAAGGAGGGGTCTATATTGTTATCTTACCACCCCAGCCCATATTTGTTTTTAGCAAATATCTAGATCCATTCGTTTTGAAATGCAAAGGCAATTAAAATAAATATTGCTAATAACAAAACATCAAATGCAGTGGGTAATAAAATGGTTCGAATAGCTTGAAAGATAGTAAAAGGAATAATTAGTTGTTTACATATGCTTTTGAATGTTTTCATCCAAGACTGTAATGTATATTGATTAAATTTTTTTTTCATTCTTTCACCTTCCTCTTATCGATCCCCTTAGTAATAATGTATGATTAATAGGCGAATCTGTGTCAGAGTGTCAATTGAATGATTATCCATGAATTTTTTTAAAAAAATGGGCAATAATAATTGACGAGATGACTATTAATTAGATAGTATAATAAATAAAAATAAATCAAAATGTAAATGCAGTGATTGGGAAAAGTACAATGGGATACTACTTTATCAGAGGTATTTATCATACTTCTTCAGAGAGGGAAATCAATAGCTGAAAGATTTCCTAAGAGAGAACATTGGAAAAGTCACCCATGAGTAGCTTCTGTGAAACATAGCGGAGTAATGGAAGCCGGCGAAGAGCCGTTATCTTACATAAGTGCCAGAAACAGTTCTTTTAATGCTGTTTCTGTGAAAAAAGGTGGTACCGCGAAAATCGCTCCCTTCGTCCTTTTGACGATGGGAGTTTTTTATTTTTTTGGTACCCTTTACTGAAAGTGAGGAGAAAGAAATGGAAACAAATGAATTACAAATGTCAACCAAATATGATCCGAATGCCATAGAAAAGGACCGCTATGAATGGTGGCTAAAAGGAAAATTCTTTGAGGCAGCAGACGATCCAAATAAGGAACCGTATACAATCGTTATTCCACCTCCAAATGTGACGGGGAAATTGCATCTTGGTCATGCATGGGATACAACATTACAAGATATCCTAACAAGAATGAAGAGAATGCAGGGCTATGATGTATTATGGCTACCAGGAATGGATCACGCAGGAATCGCTACACAAGCTAAAGTTGAGGCGAAATTAAGAGAAAATGGTATATCAAAGTATGATCTCGGAAGAGAAAAATTTGTAGAAGAAACTTGGAAATGGAAAGAGGAGTATGCAGCTTTTATTCGCAAGCAATGGGCTAAGATTGGGTTAGGTTTAGATTATTCCCGCGAAAGATTTACTCTAGATGAAGGATTATCAGATGCAGTTAAAAAGGTGTTTGTTACTCTTTATAAAAAGGGACTTATTTATCGTGGGGAGTATATTATTAACTGGGACCCTGCAACCAAAACAGCATTATCTGATATTGAAGTAATATATAAAGATATACAGGGTGCTTTTTATCATATGCGTTATCCATTAGCAGATGGTTCAGGGCATATTGAGATTGCAACAACACGTCCGGAAACCATGCTAGGAGATACAGCTGTAGCTGTTCATCCGAATGATGATCGTTATAAACATTTAATCGGAAAAACGGTTATTTTACCAATAACAGGCCGTGAAATACCGATTGTTGGTGATGATTATGTAGATATGGAATTTGGTTCAGGTGCAGTTAAGATCACTCCAGCACATGATCCTAATGACTTTGAAATTGGAAACCGCCATAATTTAGAACGTATATTAGTTATGAATGAAGACGGAACCATGAATGATAAAGCAGGTAAATATGAAGGCATGGACCGTTTTGAATGTCGTAAACAAATCGTTAAAGATTTACAGGCAGAAAATGTACTCTTTAAAATAGAAGATCATATGCATTCTGTTGGACATTCTGAACGTAGTGGTGCTGTTGTTGAACCATATTTGTCAACACAATGGTTCGTTAAGATGCAGCCATTAGCAGACGCAGCAGTTGAATTACAAAAATCCGAATCAAAAGTTCACTTTGTACCTGAAAGATTTGAAAATACGTATTTACGATGGATGGAAAACATTCGTGATTGGTGTATTTCGCGCCAGCTTTGGTGGGGTCATCGAATTCCAGCTTGGTATCATAAGGAAACAGGTGAAATCTATGTTGATACAAAACCACCTACTGATATTGATAACTGGGAGCAAGATTCAGATGTATTAGATACATGGTTTAGTTCAGCACTGTGGCCATTCTCAACTATGGGTTGGCCCGATACTGAGGCAAAAGATTTTCTACGTTATTACCCAACGAATGCATTAGTAACTGGTTACGATATTATTTTCTTCTGGGTAGCTAGAATGATTTTTCAAGCGAAAGAATTTACTGGCGAAATACCATTTAAAGATGTATTAATTCATGGTCTTGTTCGTGATGAACAAGGTCGAAAGATGAGTAAATCTCTTGGAAATGGCGTTGATCCAATGGATGTTATCGATAAATATGGGGCAGATTCACTGCGTTATTTCTTATCGACAGGCAGCTCACCAGGTCAAGATTTAAGGTTCAGTATGGAAAAGGTTGAATCCATTTGGAATTTTGCCAATAAAATTTGGAATGCCTCACGCTTTGCCTTAATGAATATGAATGGATTAACTTTTGATGAAATTGATTTAAATGGTGAAAAATCAGTTGCAGATAAATGGATTTTAACTCGTTTAAATGAAACCATCGAAACAGTAACTAAACTTGCCGATAAGTATGAGTTTGGGGAAGTGGGTCGAGCTTTATATAACTTCATTTGGGATGATTTCTGTGATTGGTATATTGAAATGGCTAAATTACCACTTTATGGGGAAGACGAGACTGCTAAGAAAACAACTCGTTCTATTTTAGCGTATGTTTTAGATAACACGATGCGTCTTTTACATCCATTTATGCCATTTATTACAGAAGAAATTTGGCAAAATCTACCTCATCAAGGTGAATCGATTACGGTAGCAAATTGGCCTACGAAAAACAATGATTTACATGATGAGGCCGCAGCGGGTGAAATGAAATTATTAGTTGAAATCATTCGTTCGGTACGTAATATTCGTGCAGAAGTAAATACACCATTAAGTAAAAAGATTAAACTATTACTTAAGGCAAAGGATGAACAAGTACTAAGCATTTTAACAAAGAATCAGTCCTATATTGAACGTTTCTGTAATCCGGAAGAATTAATCATTGATATTGAAATGGATACACCAGCAAAAGCGATGACTGCTGTTGTAACAGGAGTTGAACTATTCCTTCCTCTGGAAGGTTTGATTAATATTGATGAAGAAATAGCACGTTTGGAAAAAGAATTAGATAAATGGTCTAAAGAAGTAGATAGAGTACAAAAGAAACTAGGTAATGAAAAATTCACAAGCAAAGCTCCAGCTCAGGTCGTTGAAGAGGAACGAGCAAAGGAAAAAGATTATTTAGAAAAACAAGCAGCGGTTAAAGCAAGAATAGAAGAATTAAAGCAAAATTAATGTTATTATCAACCGTGAGAGGCTGTCTAAAAAAACAGGCAGCCTCTTTATTATTACATCAGTAGAAAAAAGAGGGAATCGTAATGAAAACGTATGATGAAGCCATTCATTGGATTAATTCAAGATTAAGATTTGGTATTAAACCTGGTTTAGAACGAATGCAATGGATAATGGAAAAATTAGGATCTCCTGAAAAAAAATTAAAGGTCATCCATATTGGAGGAACAAACGGAAAAGGCTCGACGGTTACTTATCTTCGTTCGATCTTAAATGAAGCAGGCTATAAGGTAGGAACATTTACTTCACCTTACATTGAAACGTTTAACGAGCGTATAAGTGTAAATGGTGCCCCAATAAAGGATGAAGAGATTATTCAGCTAGTGAACGTCATCAAACCTTTAGTCGAAGAGATTGAAACAACAGAACTAGGAACAATGACAGAATTTGAAGTGATTACCGTGATGGCTATATATTACTTTGCTAATATGAATCCAATGGATATTAACATCTTTGAAGTAGGACTTGGTGGTAGATTAGACTCAACCAATATACTAGTTCCAATCATGAGTATTATTACAAATATTGGAATGGATCATATGAATATTCTTGGTAATACGGTTGAGGAAATTGCTACTGAAAAAGCAGGAATCATAAAAAAAGATACACCAATAATAACTGGGGCGAAGCAGGAAGAGGCTTTAAATGTCTTTATTGAAAAGTCAAAACTGTTAGGAGCCAAGCTCTTGGTAGGTGGGAAAGATTTCGCGATAGATGAAGTGAAAACATTGAAAAAAGGTGAACAATTTTCCTACCATTCAGCTGTATCATTTTATAAAAATATCGAAATTTCAATGCTTGGATATCACCAGGTTGAAAACGCGTCATTAGCAATCACTGCAGCTGATTTTTTGAAAATACCTGAACATGTAATAAGAGAAGGGTTAAAAAAAGCGTTTTGGCCGGGAAGAATGGAGATGGTCAGTGAAAAGCCTGTGGTAATCCTGGATGGCGCTCATAATCCAGAAGGAGTATTATCACTTGTCCAGACCATAGAGGAACATTTCCCGAATAAAAGAAGACATATCGTCTTTGCTGCCCTACGTGATAAAGAGTTAAAGCCTATGTTAAAAACATTAGCAAGTATTGATTCGAAAATATATTTTACCCAATTCGACTCACCGAGAATAACAGAAGCGGAGGAATTTTTGTCAATATATCCTATTCCTAATGCTAAGGTAAATAGTAATTGGCGCGAATTAATTGAAAATGTCTATATGACTTTAACGCGTGATGAGGTACTAATCATTTCAGGTTCATTATACTTTATTAGTGAAGTGAAACCCTACTTAAGAACAATCATTAAAGAAAATAACTACAAGGATTAATGAGAAAATATAATGACAATTTAACTATAATTTGGTAGAATATTTTATAAAATTGAGACTTATTAACTAGTTCAGGAGGGGCAAGAATGAGTAATCAAGCTATTAAACCAACTAAGCTTCTAATCATCTCATGGTTGCTAATTTTACCTGCTGGTATATATATAGCTTACCGTTTTTTCCCCTCTGTACCCATGAACCCACTTTTAATTTTAGTCTTTTTAGTTTTAGTAGGCGTAGTTGCCTATTTCCCCATCATTATTAATGATACTCCGATATTTTTAGTACAATGGGTAACGTTAGTAGCCTTTCTTTTACATGGTTTAATATATGAGATTATTTTTATGCAATTTTCCATCCTTATGCTGATGTTTTCATTAAAGATAGGAAAAGATGATAGTTATCGTTATTTTATTAATTCAATCATGTTTTTTGTTATTTCACTTTTTAGTGGAGCTGTATTTTATGCACTTGGAGGCAAAGTTGGGTATTTTTCCATTCAAGAATTAATTATTCCATTATTTGTATATCAAATTGTTCTTTTTATCTTAAATCAAATCCTTTTATACTGGTCGAAAATAATGTTAAAAAAGAAAGCAAAATTATTTGCTAAAGATATGATTTGGGATTTCTGTACATTAGTTATGATTCTTCCCCTTGGTCTTGCATTATATTATTTATTTGAAGAGATTAGCTATGTTGCATTTCTTTTAATTGGGATCCCCTTCCTTAGTTTTGGTTATGTGTTAAGAATGTATAATTCATCAGAAAGAATTAATGATTATCTACAGCGCGCCGCAGAAATAGGACATCAATTGACAGAGAGATTGCAGGTTAATGAAGTACTAGATGTATTTATTCAAAAAATATCGCAAATGTTACCGGTAGATTATGCCTATATTTTAGACGTAAAAAACGATAAACTTGTTCTTCTTAGAGGAGTAGAAAAAGGAGAGCAACAATTAAATAGTATTCCACCAATTGAAAAGAATGAAGGGATTAGTGGAATGGTATGGGGAACAAGAAAAGCCGTTTTCTACCATGAAAAATCTGAATGGGAGAAGGATGCAAAAGGATATATGCCTAAAGGTGCTGAAAGTATTATTTGTGTTCCTATTTTTAGAGAAAAAAAAGTAGAGGGTATATTATTTTTAGCGTCTACACGAAAGAAACAATATGAAAAATATCAAACGTCAATGTTAGATATTTTATGTTCTTATTTTGGCGTGGCGATATCAAATGCTAGACATTATGAAAAAACAAAAAATATAAGTGAACATTGTTCATTAACAAAATTATATAATTATCGATATTTTGATGATCTTCTTACGCGTGAATTTGAATTACTGAAAAAAGGTGACCGAAAAGAATTATCTATCATCATGTTAGATATAGATTATTTTAAGAAGATTAATGATACATATGGCCATCAAAGCGGAAATGAGATCCTTGTTCAAATGGCAAAAAGAATTCGTAGTTTAATAGGAAATAGAGGAACTGTAGCTAGGTATGGAGGAGAAGAATTTGTTATTCTTCTACCAGATACAAATAAGAAATCAGCATTACGGTTAGCGGAAATCGTTCGTTTAACTATTGCTAATCGCCCATTTAGTACACAAAATTTTTTAGACTTTGATGAAAAATATGAAAGTGTGGATATAACTGTCAGTATTGGAGTAGCTTCAGCACCAAATGATGCAGATGATGCCCTTGCTCTAATTCGCCATGCAGATCGAGCCTTATATATTGGAGCCAAGCGTGAGGGGAAAAATCGTGTAGCGGAATACGTGAAGTAATAATAAGATTTAGAAATATTTGTTTTTGTAGATATTTTATCCAATCAAACAATATAATAGACTTAGATAAACTATTATAACTTAAGGAGTATTTTACTCATATGGATAGTTTGATGATCGTATATTTTTTCATATTAGGTCTTGTATTTGGATCATTTTTTAATGTGATTGGATTAAGAGTCCCAGTTAATCAATCAATATTTTTTCCGAGATCACATTGTCCGAGTTGTAAACACCAATTACGCTGGTTCGAATTAATTCCTTTACTATCATTCCTCTTATTAAATGGAAAGTGTAAGCAGTGTAAATCCAAATTGTCAGTATTGTATCCTATAACGGAAATATTGACTGGAGCCTTATTTGCTTATTCTTATATGAAAATTGGATGGGATATTGATTTACTATTTGTTCTACTATTTATATCATTAATGATCATTATTACGGTAACAGATATTATTTATATGCTTATACCTGATAGAA contains:
- a CDS encoding valine--tRNA ligase, which codes for METNELQMSTKYDPNAIEKDRYEWWLKGKFFEAADDPNKEPYTIVIPPPNVTGKLHLGHAWDTTLQDILTRMKRMQGYDVLWLPGMDHAGIATQAKVEAKLRENGISKYDLGREKFVEETWKWKEEYAAFIRKQWAKIGLGLDYSRERFTLDEGLSDAVKKVFVTLYKKGLIYRGEYIINWDPATKTALSDIEVIYKDIQGAFYHMRYPLADGSGHIEIATTRPETMLGDTAVAVHPNDDRYKHLIGKTVILPITGREIPIVGDDYVDMEFGSGAVKITPAHDPNDFEIGNRHNLERILVMNEDGTMNDKAGKYEGMDRFECRKQIVKDLQAENVLFKIEDHMHSVGHSERSGAVVEPYLSTQWFVKMQPLADAAVELQKSESKVHFVPERFENTYLRWMENIRDWCISRQLWWGHRIPAWYHKETGEIYVDTKPPTDIDNWEQDSDVLDTWFSSALWPFSTMGWPDTEAKDFLRYYPTNALVTGYDIIFFWVARMIFQAKEFTGEIPFKDVLIHGLVRDEQGRKMSKSLGNGVDPMDVIDKYGADSLRYFLSTGSSPGQDLRFSMEKVESIWNFANKIWNASRFALMNMNGLTFDEIDLNGEKSVADKWILTRLNETIETVTKLADKYEFGEVGRALYNFIWDDFCDWYIEMAKLPLYGEDETAKKTTRSILAYVLDNTMRLLHPFMPFITEEIWQNLPHQGESITVANWPTKNNDLHDEAAAGEMKLLVEIIRSVRNIRAEVNTPLSKKIKLLLKAKDEQVLSILTKNQSYIERFCNPEELIIDIEMDTPAKAMTAVVTGVELFLPLEGLINIDEEIARLEKELDKWSKEVDRVQKKLGNEKFTSKAPAQVVEEERAKEKDYLEKQAAVKARIEELKQN
- a CDS encoding bifunctional folylpolyglutamate synthase/dihydrofolate synthase, coding for MKTYDEAIHWINSRLRFGIKPGLERMQWIMEKLGSPEKKLKVIHIGGTNGKGSTVTYLRSILNEAGYKVGTFTSPYIETFNERISVNGAPIKDEEIIQLVNVIKPLVEEIETTELGTMTEFEVITVMAIYYFANMNPMDINIFEVGLGGRLDSTNILVPIMSIITNIGMDHMNILGNTVEEIATEKAGIIKKDTPIITGAKQEEALNVFIEKSKLLGAKLLVGGKDFAIDEVKTLKKGEQFSYHSAVSFYKNIEISMLGYHQVENASLAITAADFLKIPEHVIREGLKKAFWPGRMEMVSEKPVVILDGAHNPEGVLSLVQTIEEHFPNKRRHIVFAALRDKELKPMLKTLASIDSKIYFTQFDSPRITEAEEFLSIYPIPNAKVNSNWRELIENVYMTLTRDEVLIISGSLYFISEVKPYLRTIIKENNYKD
- a CDS encoding prepilin peptidase, whose protein sequence is MDSLMIVYFFILGLVFGSFFNVIGLRVPVNQSIFFPRSHCPSCKHQLRWFELIPLLSFLLLNGKCKQCKSKLSVLYPITEILTGALFAYSYMKIGWDIDLLFVLLFISLMIIITVTDIIYMLIPDRILLFFCSVFIFLRIFYPTNPWWDFIVGAIIGFSLLLFIAIISKGAMGGGDVKLFFVIGLILGTKLSLLTFILATILGAIYGIFIIIVGKYKKRKPIPFGPFISLASIISLFYGNVIISWYFGVLL
- a CDS encoding sensor domain-containing diguanylate cyclase, yielding MSNQAIKPTKLLIISWLLILPAGIYIAYRFFPSVPMNPLLILVFLVLVGVVAYFPIIINDTPIFLVQWVTLVAFLLHGLIYEIIFMQFSILMLMFSLKIGKDDSYRYFINSIMFFVISLFSGAVFYALGGKVGYFSIQELIIPLFVYQIVLFILNQILLYWSKIMLKKKAKLFAKDMIWDFCTLVMILPLGLALYYLFEEISYVAFLLIGIPFLSFGYVLRMYNSSERINDYLQRAAEIGHQLTERLQVNEVLDVFIQKISQMLPVDYAYILDVKNDKLVLLRGVEKGEQQLNSIPPIEKNEGISGMVWGTRKAVFYHEKSEWEKDAKGYMPKGAESIICVPIFREKKVEGILFLASTRKKQYEKYQTSMLDILCSYFGVAISNARHYEKTKNISEHCSLTKLYNYRYFDDLLTREFELLKKGDRKELSIIMLDIDYFKKINDTYGHQSGNEILVQMAKRIRSLIGNRGTVARYGGEEFVILLPDTNKKSALRLAEIVRLTIANRPFSTQNFLDFDEKYESVDITVSIGVASAPNDADDALALIRHADRALYIGAKREGKNRVAEYVK